In Chrysemys picta bellii isolate R12L10 chromosome 3, ASM1138683v2, whole genome shotgun sequence, a single genomic region encodes these proteins:
- the LOC135982339 gene encoding uncharacterized protein LOC135982339, translating into MESSQDRKRAPAWTEREVRDLLAIWGDEAVIAELRSSKRNGKVLEKISKAMKDRGHNRDTQQCRVKIKELRQAYHKAREANGRSGAEPQTCRYYAELHAILGGAATTTPTVCYDSLTGETHREDGSGNEEDDDDGGTVGSSQQQGSGETGFPNSQDMFVTLDLEPVTPELTQDPQGTQETSAANVSPSQRLVNIRKRKRRTRDEMFTELQMSAQADRAQQNAWRQSMTEMRKAQYEREERWRAESREEQSKWRAEDDRWRQLADRRQEAMLRLLEHQTDMLERMVELQERQQEQRPPLQPLCNQQPSSPSSIASSPRRPRTRWGGLRPPSHSTPDDRPSIRRLAFNKS; encoded by the exons atggagtcctcccaggatcgcaaaagagctccagcatggaccgaacgggaggtacgagatctgctcgccatatggggagatgaagcagtgatagctgaactccgtagcagtaaaagaaatggaaaagtattagaaaagatctccaaggccatgaaggaccgaggccataacagggacacacagcagtgccgcgtgaaaattaaggagctacggcaagcttaccacaaagccagagaagcaaacggaaggtccggggcagagccgcaaacttgccgctactacgcggagctgcatgcgatcctagggggtgcagccaccactaccccaaccgtgtgctatgactctctcactggagaaacacacagggaagacggttcggggaacgaggaggatgatgacgatggaggtactgtaggtagctcacagcagcaaggaagcggagaaaccggtttccccaacagccaggatatgtttgtgaccctggacctggaaccagtaacccccgaactcactcaagaccctcagggcacacaggagacctctg ctgcaaatgtttctccttcgcagaggctcgtgaacattagaaagagaaaacgtaggacgagggacgagatgttcacggagctgcagatgtccgcccaggctgatagagcacagcagaatgcgtggaggcagtcaatgacggagatgagaaaagcccaatatgaacgagaggagaggtggcgggctgaatcgcgggaagaacagagcaagtggcgggctgaagacgataggtggcgtcagcttgcagacagacggcaagaggcaatgctccgtctgctggagcatcaaactgatatgctcgagcgtatggttgagttgcaggaaaggcagcaggagcagagaccgccgctacagcccctgtgtaaccaacagccctcctccccaagttccatagcctcctcacccagacgcccaaggacacggtgggggggcctccgtccacccagtcactccaccccagatgatcgcccaagcatcagaaggctggccttcaataagagttaa